A single window of Nicotiana sylvestris chromosome 3, ASM39365v2, whole genome shotgun sequence DNA harbors:
- the LOC104221219 gene encoding uncharacterized protein, with amino-acid sequence MASASKKWARDVYFIASRLYFLLIIFQIPLFRFPCRIGTCTTPIDVSLSLLYANGIIPGGLVRALLYPGAVAKAIYKNSPIPSYDNLLKVYKFTNMKESPLTHDLQNLEVIVGSYLSVAGAFLGLMKSGRFSLIGILLITWGLDKQVFLRNSNSVVIYPTMIIGLLSAFFSIRADVTKLIRFSKPKASLRNVQKAKYN; translated from the exons ATGGCGTCTGCGTCAAAGAAATGGGCACGGGACGTCTATTTCATCGCTTCCCGGCTATACTTTCTTCTAATAATCTTCCAAATCCCACTTTTCAG ATTCCCATGTAGAATTGGTACATGTACCACACCTATTGATGTGTCACTGTCTTTATTATACGCGAATGGAATTATTCCTGGAGGTTTGGTAAGAGCCCTGCTTTACCCAGGAGCTGTAGCAAAGGCCATTTATAAGAACAGCCCCATCCCAAGCTATGACAACCTTCTAAAAGTGTACAAATTCACCAACATGAAGGAATCTCCTTTAACACATGACCTCCAAAACCTAGAG GTTATAGTAGGAAGTTATTTGTCAGTGGCAGGAGCATTTTTGGGTCTAATGAAATCAGGGAGATTCAGTCTTATTGGGATCCTTCTCATCACATGGGGTCTTGACAAGCAAGTCTTTTTAAGAAATTCCAATAGTGTAGTTATATACCCAACCATGATAATTGGTTTGCTTTCTGCCTTCTTTTCTATCAGAGCAGATGTCACAAAGCTGATCCGTTTCTCCAAACCTAAGGCCTCTCTTAGAAATGTACAAAAAGCAAAATATAACTAG
- the LOC104221226 gene encoding uncharacterized protein isoform X1, with protein MGKEKLKSLVTSFTADGEYLAILSPDGTVRVWNTSSGSLFAQWKPENSGDSFSYMACGFVGKKRRKEQRLLIALGTDDGTVLAVDISAEFIRWRKAGALSSGAAGLFFVDKGRKIHAVAANGLVFEMNSDTGEVIKEFKVSKKPFSSVAYSTDEKIIAAASDKLRFLSLESGKELLKFSPDSAAAQRLWLSDDAQFAVTAGLGEKQLQVWKLDFGERAADYGQVLSMKHPPIIVECRKNCKGEDGMVVLAISEKGVCNVWNFESVTDEVAKPIKITVKASKGETEKKTGRAKKNLAPIIAARLHALDRDAHLKALIAYGSVESPEFTSVDISSPEEDIVIAAVDQTKKVLAAVQENGHARKGADMEKEGAKLIQKSKVTNKRPASDLDVTPPVIITDDGNGEPIDGVQIDDLNEPTMGEKLARLHLADNNEDKSNEDLESPPQTKPPSADSVHVLLKQALHADDRALLIDCLYRQDEKVIANSVSLLNPSDVLKLLQSLLLIIQSRGAVLACALPWLRNLLLQHASGIMSQESSLLVLNSLYQLIDARLSTLHQALQLSSSLELLYAGTIDDGDEEDGAIQPIIFEDESDEEGSEVAMETESNPDVEEPEAFSDISDHELSDGMSE; from the exons ATGGGAAAGGAGAAGCTGAAATCGCTAGTTACGTCATTTACTGCGGACGGTGAATATCTCGCCATATTGTCTCCCGATGGAACCGTTAGA GTTTGGAACACAAGTAGTGGAAGCCTATTTGCTCAGTGGAAACCGGAGAATTCTGGCGACAGTTTTTCTTACATGGCGTGCGGTTTTGTTGGAAAGAAG CGCAGAAAAGAACAACGTTTATTAATAGCCCTTGGCACAGATGATGGAACTGTTTTAGCAGTTGATATTTCTGCTGAATTTATAAGGTGGAGAAAAGCTGGAGCCCTTTCTAG TGGAGCTGCTGGTCTGTTTTTTGTGGACAAAGGCCGTAAAATTCATGCTGTTGCTGCGAATGGTTTAGTATTTGAGATGAACTCCGACACTGGAGAAGTCATCAAAGAATTCAAAGTGTCAAAGAAGCCCTTTTCCTCAGTGGCTTATTCAACTG ACGAGAAAATTATAGCTGCAGCCAGTGATAAGTTGCGATTTCTAAGTTTAGAAAGTGGGAAAGAGTTGCTGAAGTTTTCTCCTGACTCG GCTGCTGCACAGCGTTTATGGCTATCTGATGATGCCCAATTTGCTGTTACTGCGGGGCTTGGCGAGAAGCAACTTCAAGTGTGGAAACTTGATTTTGGTGAAAGGGCTGCAGATTATGGGCAGGTTCTTTCCATGAAACATCCTCCTATAATTGTTGAATGCAGGAAGAATTGCAAGGGAGAAGACGGTATGGTTGTCCTTGCAATATCAGAGAAGGGTGTTTGTAATGTTTGGAACTTTGAGTCTGTCACTGATGAAGTTGCAAAGCCAATTAAGATCACCGTGAAAGCTAGCAAAGGggaaacagaaaagaaaactgGAAGAGCTAAAAAGAACCTTGCGCCCATAATTGCTGCCAGATTGCATGCTTTGGATAGAGATGCACATTTGAAAGCCTTGATTGCATATGGCTCTGTGGAATCCCCAGAGTTTACATCAGTAGACATTTCAAGTCCAGAGGAGGATATCGTCATAGCAGCAGTAGACCAGACCAAGAAAGTGCTAGCTGCAGTTCAAGAAAATGGTCATGCCAGAAAAG GTGCAGACATGGAAAAGGAAGGTGCTAAATTAATTCAGAAAAGCAAAGTGACGAATAAACGGCCAGCATCTGATCTGGATGTCACTCCACCAGTGATAATCACAGATGATG GTAATGGTGAACCTATAGATGGAGTTCAGATTGATGATCTAAACGAGCCAACCATGGGTGAGAAACTCGCAAGGCTCCATTTGGCAGACAACAATGAAGATAAAAGCAATGAGGATCTAGAATCTCCCCCTCAAACAAAGCCGCCAAGTGCTGATTCAGTTCATGTTCTGCTCAAGCAAGCCCTTCATGCTGATGATCGAGCACTTTTGATAGATTGCTTATACAGACAAGATGAGAAG GTCATTGCAAATTCAGTATCTCTTTTAAATCCATCAGATGTTCTCAAGCTTTTACAGTCACTCTTGTTAATTATTCAGTCAAG GGGCGCTGTATTGGCTTGTGCCCTTCCCTGGTTGCGAAATTTGCTTCTTCAACACGCTAGTGGAATAATGTCTCAAGAATCCTCTTTGCTTGTACTCAACTCTTTATATCAG CTTATTGATGCCAGACTTTCAACTCTCCACCAAGCTCTTCAGCTATCAAGCTCCTTAGAATTGCTTTATGCAGGG ACTATTGATGATGGTGATGAGGAAGATGGTGCCATACAGCCTATCATCTTTGAAGATGAAAGTGACGAGGAGGGTTCTGAAGTTGCTATGGAAACAGAAAGCAACCCAGACGTCGAGGAACCAGAGGCTTTTAGTGACATTAGTGATCACGAATTGAGTGATGGCATGAGCGAGTGA
- the LOC104221221 gene encoding PHD finger protein At2g01810-like has translation MASSTIIEACKSRKRNRKPFVFETFATGNSIDGFSGPFKDNIRMFLQEFANIEDYTVAGFPIWSTWLISNSTGAVFPLYTIEETTQLSLQPFCDHCKFSGWGHHYVSKRRYHLIIPANEKWEKPLGSDSFEIGTHVLHGLIHCNGYGHLLSINNGVVNGDSNLLSGTDFMDFWDRLCTIFKTRKISVNDVSKKRGMDLRLLHGVAYGQSWFGKWDYRFGRGSYGVTEQKYEIAVQFLSSLGLDKILNDFKKDIPKRMKIKQIIGTHRELSEVPLITISDLFQFMLAFKSKAPFHSKMKLENSDDCWCDPDIGEKNRPISMDTFVNLMANNDCRWPARRLEFVLIVIVNLLKENQENVNRNYGMTRQDLRDEARKCIGDTGLIDFVLKSIRCFQLGNQIIRRSINPNTKLLEFTIHEAATKEAESVRFPFLDMDSGCRWTERKVKKAAEFILKILRAHNGDGAMSRQELRDKARTTIRDTGLIDYVLKSLNKSMLGNKIIFRSKNPSTKRIEFAFEDIVDASRVDNIELDFNIDQDLEYLYETVLLSYPGSDSVSLATRVVLDSKKFVKKWKLENQESQIMALTCKVLPSFDELESELTRPLSPGVVVYVPPWITIRELKGVAQFALRDTYCIMQNFVVTQIGGLKGIEDKRMLSCAVGRDAHVWVRGRGLDLDTELRYEGGPIKLKVDCICGARDDDGERMVNCDACQVWFHTMCSGIDDHEEVPAVFLCESCRKLLI, from the exons ATGGCTTCTTCCACCATTATTGAAGCCTGTAAGAGTAGAAAGAGAAACCGAAAGCCATTTGTATTCGAAACATTTGCAACTGGAAACTCCATTGACGGTTTTTCAGGACCTTTTAAAGACAATATTCGAATGTTCCTCCAAGAATTTGCTAATATTGAAGATTACACAGTCGCTGGTTTTCCAATTTGGTCCACTTGGTTGATTTCTAACTCAACCGGTGCAGTTTTCCCACTCTACACCATTGAAGAAACCACTCAACTCTCTCTTCAACCTTTCTGTGATCACTGCAAATTCTCTG GATGGGGTCACCATTATGTGTCGAAAAGAAGGTACCATTTGATAATACCGGCAAATGAGAAATGGGAAAAGCCATTGGGAAGCGATTCATTTGAAATCGGTACTCATGTTTTGCATGGTTTGATTCATTGCAATGGTTATGGCCATTTGTTGTCCATTAATAATGGCGTTGTCAATGGGGATTCAAATTTGCTCTCTGGAACTGATTTCATGGATTTCTGGGATCGTCTTTGTACAATCTTCAAAACCAG GAAAATTTCGGTGAATGATGTGTCAAAGAAGAGAGGTATGGATTTGAGGTTGCTTCATGGTGTTGCTTATGGACAATCTTGGTTTGGAAAATGGGATTACAGATTTGGCCGTGGAAGCTATGGAGTGACTGAGCAGAAATATGAAATTGCTGTTCAATTCCTAAGCTCATTAGGACTTGACAAGATTTTGAATGATTTCAAAAAGGATATTCCGAAAAGAATGAAAATCAAGCAGATTATTGGTACCCACAGAGAATTGAGTGAAGTCCCATTGATCACAATCAGTGACTTGTTCCAATTCATGCTTGCTTTTAAGTCTAAAGCTCCGTTTCATAGCAAGATGAAGCTTGAAAATAGTGATGATTGCTGGTGTGATCCTGATATAGGAGAGAAAAATAGGCCAATTAGTATGGATACATTTGTGAATTTGATGGCTAACAATGATTGTAGATGGCCTGCTAGACGGCTAGAATTTGTGCTAATAGTGATTGTGAATTTGctgaaagaaaatcaagaaaatgTGAACAGAAATTATGGGATGACAAGGCAGGACTTGAGAGATGAGGCAAGAAAATGCATTGGTGACACTGGTTTGATTGATTTTGTGCTGAAATCTATCAGATGTTTTCAATTGGGAAACCAAATTATTCGTCGGTCCATTAACCCAAATACTAAGTTATTAGAATTCACTATCCATGAAGCTGCTACTAAGGAAGCAGAATCAGTAAGGTTTCCATTTTTGGACATGGATTCTGGTTGCAGGTGGACTGAGAGAAAGGTGAAAAAAGCTGCAGAGTTTATTTTGAAAATCTTGAGAGCACACAATGGTGATGGTGCAATGTCTAGGCAGGAGCTacgtgacaaggctaggacaactattcgtgacaccgggttgATTGATTACGTGCTGAAATCCTTAAACAAATCCATGCTGGGAAACAAGATCATTTTTCGATCAAAAAACCCGTCTACTAAAAGGATTGAATTTGCATTTGAAGATATTGTTGATGCAAGCAGAGTTGACAACATTGAGTTAGACTTCAATATTGATCAAGATCTTGAGTACTTGTATGAAACAGTGCTTTTGAGTTACCCAGGGTCTGACTCGGTGAGTTTGGCTACTCGGGTTGTCTTGGACAGCAAGAAATTTGTTAAAAAGTGGAAGCTTGAGAATCAAGAAAGCCAAATAATGGCATTAACATGTAAAGTCTTGCCGAGTTTCGACGAGTTAGAGAGTGAGTTGACACGGCCATTGTCACCTGGTGTTGTTGTTTATGTTCCCCCTTGGATTACAATACGTGAGCTTAAGGGGGTGGCACAATTTGCATTAAGGGATACTTATTGCATAATGCAAAACTTTGTAGTAACACAAATTGGTGGTTTGAAGGGAATAGAGGATAAAAGGATGCTATCTTGCGCAGTGGGCAGAGATGCACACGTTTGGGTGAGAGGGCGTGGGCTGGACTTGGATACTGAATTGAGGTATGAAGGTGGGCCCATAAAGTTAAAGGTGGATTGCATTTGTGGGGCCAGGGATGATGATGGGGAGAGAATGGTAAATTGTGATGCTTGCCAAGTTTGGTTTCACACAATGTGCTCTGGCATTGATGATCATGAGGAGGTACCAGCAGTTTTCTTGTGTGAGAGTTGCAGAAAACTTTTAATTTGA
- the LOC104221225 gene encoding late embryogenesis abundant protein Dc3 — translation MASHEQSYRAGETKGRTQEKVGQTMESMKDKAQAAKDKTSETAHSAKGTAHDKAGTAKYKAADAAQVTDEKAHGAAQATKEKASGAAQATKEKASGAAQATKEKASEMMESAKETAQAGQEKTGGILQKTGEQVKSMAQGAADAVKHTFGMADTDEDHPTATKTREL, via the exons ATGGCCTCCCACGAACAGAGCTATAGAGCTGGTGAAACCAAGGGCCGAACTCAG GAGAAGGTTGGTCAAACAATGGAAAGCATGAAAGACAAGGCGCAAGCAGCAAAGGACAAGACTTCTGAGACGGCGCATTCAGCCAAAGGAACTGCTCATGATAAGGCAGGCACCGCCAAATATAAGGCTGCAGATGCAGCTCAGGTTACTGACGAGAAGGCTCACGGAGCAGCTCAGGCAACCAAGGAGAAGGCCAGCGGAGCAGCTCAGGCAACCAAAGAGAAGGCCAGTGGAGCAGCTCAGGCTACAAAAGAGAAGGCTTCAGAAATGATGGAGTCTGCAAAAGAAACTGCACAAGCTGGGCAAGAGAAAACTGGGGGAATCCTGCAAAAGACTGGAGAACAAGTGAAGAGCATGGCTCAGGGTGCTGCTGATGCTGTGAAGCATACCTTTGGTATGGCCGATACTGATGAAGATCATCCAACTGCCACCAAAACCAGAGAACTTTAG
- the LOC104221226 gene encoding uncharacterized protein isoform X2: MEPLEFGTQVVEAYLLSGNRRILATVFLTWRAVLLERRKEQRLLIALGTDDGTVLAVDISAEFIRWRKAGALSSGAAGLFFVDKGRKIHAVAANGLVFEMNSDTGEVIKEFKVSKKPFSSVAYSTDEKIIAAASDKLRFLSLESGKELLKFSPDSAAAQRLWLSDDAQFAVTAGLGEKQLQVWKLDFGERAADYGQVLSMKHPPIIVECRKNCKGEDGMVVLAISEKGVCNVWNFESVTDEVAKPIKITVKASKGETEKKTGRAKKNLAPIIAARLHALDRDAHLKALIAYGSVESPEFTSVDISSPEEDIVIAAVDQTKKVLAAVQENGHARKGADMEKEGAKLIQKSKVTNKRPASDLDVTPPVIITDDGNGEPIDGVQIDDLNEPTMGEKLARLHLADNNEDKSNEDLESPPQTKPPSADSVHVLLKQALHADDRALLIDCLYRQDEKVIANSVSLLNPSDVLKLLQSLLLIIQSRGAVLACALPWLRNLLLQHASGIMSQESSLLVLNSLYQLIDARLSTLHQALQLSSSLELLYAGTIDDGDEEDGAIQPIIFEDESDEEGSEVAMETESNPDVEEPEAFSDISDHELSDGMSE, from the exons ATGGAACCGTTAGA GTTTGGAACACAAGTAGTGGAAGCCTATTTGCTCAGTGGAAACCGGAGAATTCTGGCGACAGTTTTTCTTACATGGCGTGCGGTTTTGTTGGAAAGAAG AAAAGAACAACGTTTATTAATAGCCCTTGGCACAGATGATGGAACTGTTTTAGCAGTTGATATTTCTGCTGAATTTATAAGGTGGAGAAAAGCTGGAGCCCTTTCTAG TGGAGCTGCTGGTCTGTTTTTTGTGGACAAAGGCCGTAAAATTCATGCTGTTGCTGCGAATGGTTTAGTATTTGAGATGAACTCCGACACTGGAGAAGTCATCAAAGAATTCAAAGTGTCAAAGAAGCCCTTTTCCTCAGTGGCTTATTCAACTG ACGAGAAAATTATAGCTGCAGCCAGTGATAAGTTGCGATTTCTAAGTTTAGAAAGTGGGAAAGAGTTGCTGAAGTTTTCTCCTGACTCG GCTGCTGCACAGCGTTTATGGCTATCTGATGATGCCCAATTTGCTGTTACTGCGGGGCTTGGCGAGAAGCAACTTCAAGTGTGGAAACTTGATTTTGGTGAAAGGGCTGCAGATTATGGGCAGGTTCTTTCCATGAAACATCCTCCTATAATTGTTGAATGCAGGAAGAATTGCAAGGGAGAAGACGGTATGGTTGTCCTTGCAATATCAGAGAAGGGTGTTTGTAATGTTTGGAACTTTGAGTCTGTCACTGATGAAGTTGCAAAGCCAATTAAGATCACCGTGAAAGCTAGCAAAGGggaaacagaaaagaaaactgGAAGAGCTAAAAAGAACCTTGCGCCCATAATTGCTGCCAGATTGCATGCTTTGGATAGAGATGCACATTTGAAAGCCTTGATTGCATATGGCTCTGTGGAATCCCCAGAGTTTACATCAGTAGACATTTCAAGTCCAGAGGAGGATATCGTCATAGCAGCAGTAGACCAGACCAAGAAAGTGCTAGCTGCAGTTCAAGAAAATGGTCATGCCAGAAAAG GTGCAGACATGGAAAAGGAAGGTGCTAAATTAATTCAGAAAAGCAAAGTGACGAATAAACGGCCAGCATCTGATCTGGATGTCACTCCACCAGTGATAATCACAGATGATG GTAATGGTGAACCTATAGATGGAGTTCAGATTGATGATCTAAACGAGCCAACCATGGGTGAGAAACTCGCAAGGCTCCATTTGGCAGACAACAATGAAGATAAAAGCAATGAGGATCTAGAATCTCCCCCTCAAACAAAGCCGCCAAGTGCTGATTCAGTTCATGTTCTGCTCAAGCAAGCCCTTCATGCTGATGATCGAGCACTTTTGATAGATTGCTTATACAGACAAGATGAGAAG GTCATTGCAAATTCAGTATCTCTTTTAAATCCATCAGATGTTCTCAAGCTTTTACAGTCACTCTTGTTAATTATTCAGTCAAG GGGCGCTGTATTGGCTTGTGCCCTTCCCTGGTTGCGAAATTTGCTTCTTCAACACGCTAGTGGAATAATGTCTCAAGAATCCTCTTTGCTTGTACTCAACTCTTTATATCAG CTTATTGATGCCAGACTTTCAACTCTCCACCAAGCTCTTCAGCTATCAAGCTCCTTAGAATTGCTTTATGCAGGG ACTATTGATGATGGTGATGAGGAAGATGGTGCCATACAGCCTATCATCTTTGAAGATGAAAGTGACGAGGAGGGTTCTGAAGTTGCTATGGAAACAGAAAGCAACCCAGACGTCGAGGAACCAGAGGCTTTTAGTGACATTAGTGATCACGAATTGAGTGATGGCATGAGCGAGTGA
- the LOC104221223 gene encoding zinc finger CCCH domain-containing protein 39-like — protein sequence MSMPANNFGISCKHEEHSSKQWPQYNTSGKKCGFNSNAECQAFKRPRMMNSKMGPEDNRTNMGMTLGPQPPCLQFQRWGSCRYGGECRYAHITGPLNGIRVGDQRNLSKPKSCHFFDSGKDCPYGNKCHFLHERSQKLEGGVGFCRVSSAISIATSGNEPKRSVELRKNLLKTKFCVNWERTGSCAYGSKCQFAHGKAELQTLGSSNTLESLGSAGICAPAKNAASECRFLFKWTNVQKISRIYADWIERVQLVPLSSHTVEN from the exons ATGAGTATGCCTGCTAATAATTTTGGAATTTCTTGTAAGCATGAAGAGCATTCTTCTAAGCAATGGCCTCAGTATAACACGAGTGGTAAAAAATGTGGGTTTAATTCTAATGCCGAATGTCAAGCTTTTAAGAGACCCAGAATGATGAATTCAAAAATGGGGCCGGAAGATAACAGGACAAATATGGGTATGACACTTGGTCCTCAACCACCATGCTTACAATTCCAAAGGTGGGGTAGCTGCCGTTATGGTGGCGAGTGTCGTTATGCTCATATTACTGGGCCTCTGAACGGCATTAGGGTTGGGGATCAAAGAAATCTCAGTAAGCCGAAATCATGTCATTTTTTCGATAGTGGTAAAGATTGTCCATATGGAAATAAATGCCATTTTCTTCATGAACGTAGTCAAAAACTTGAGGGAGGCGTAGGTTTCTGCAGGGTTAGCTCTGCGATAAGCATTGCGACTAGTGGGAATGAACCCAAGAGGTCTGTGGAGTTACGTAAAAATTTACTGAAGACCAAGTTTTGCGTCAACTGGGAAAGGACTGGTAGCTGCGCATATGGTTCAAAGTGTCAATTTGCTCATGGGAAAGCAG AACTGCAGACTCTTGGTTCTTCCAATACACTGGAGTCGTTGGGAAGCGCTGGCATTTGTGCTCCAGCCAAAAATGCAGCATCCGAGTGTAGATTCTTATTCAAGTGGACGAACGTACAGAAGATCAGCCGGATCTATGCTGACTGGATTGAAAGGGTGCAGCTTGTCCCGTTATCATCACACACAGTGGAGAACTGA
- the LOC104221224 gene encoding uncharacterized protein, which translates to MASQGRDNLHSIQIPGQAQMRREDMVNQPSDIHNQGQTTNLLQETGTKVKNIAHGAADMAQGAAGSAVNMARGAATGAANLATGAAGAVKNTLGINPDSHNTTDTATGGNYFNHPGSINYNDANTNTSVPGDTNYPGSLNFPTNSINPSTGI; encoded by the exons ATGGCAAGCCAAGGACGTGACAATCTTCATAGCATCCAAATCCCCGGCCAAGCTCAG ATGAGAAGGGAAGACATGGTGAATCAACCATCTGACATCCATAACCAAGGCCAAACAACCAACTTGCTTCAAGAG ACGGGGACAAAAGTGAAGAACATAGCACACGGAGCAGCAGATATGGCTCAAGGAGCAGCAGGAAGTGCAGTGAACATGGCTCGAGGAGCTGCAACTGGTGCAGCAAACCTTGCAACAGGTGCAGCTGGTGCAGTCAAGAACACTCTAGGAATAAATCCTGATTCCCACAACACCACTGACACTGCTACTGGTGGCAACTATTTCAATCATCCAGGCTCTATCAACTACAATGATGCAAACACCAACACCAGTGTTCCAGGCGATACAAATTACCCTGGCAGCTTGAACTTTCCTACCAACTCAATCAATCCCAGTACCGGCATTTAA
- the LOC104221220 gene encoding uncharacterized protein — MMMSLNSLNYSTCTLARMSSHHTHNRTRKSSVLATPASSIISQTEESSNFAHSMENSCLDTASKRPDSAFLLTQENAVGIIGGLSTGTTLNFVRKLVTWSSKDGGNGLPFVLCSDPVLNKELSFHERGPSSFLVGRNENLQKDHASIVENLRHKRIFLEKSGARCIVMPCHISHYWHDEVTKGSSVPVLHMGECVAKELKELNLRPLEAGSTLRIGVLASDATLSAGVYQEKLQNEGFEVVLPDKATMEHTVIPAVEALNRKDIEGAQNLLRISLQVLLVRAVNTIIIASDDMRDLLPPDDPLLKKCVDPMDALARSTVEFAKSVERNT, encoded by the exons ATGATGATGTCTTTAAACTCCTTGAATTATTCAACATGTACATTAGCTCGTATGAGCAGCCACCATACCCATAACAGAacaagaaaaagttcagttctgGCCACACCAGCTTCATCCATAATCTCACAAACTGAAGAAAGCAGCAATTTTGCCCACTCAATGGAGAATTCTTGTTTAGATACGGCTTCAAAGCGTCCTGATTCTGCTTTTCTGCTCACCCAAGAAAATGCAGTAGGGATCATTGGGGGGCTATCCACTGGAACCACTCTCAATTTTGTGAGGAAGCTTGTCACGTGGAGTTCCAAAGATGGAGGGAATGGCCTTCCCTTTGTTCTTTGTTCTGATCCAGTTCTTAACAAAGAGCTTTCATTCCACGAAAGGGGACCTAGTTCGTTTCTCGTTGGTAGAAATGAGAACTTACAAAAGGATCATGCTTCAATTGTTGAAAATCTAAGGCATAAAAGGATCTTTCTTGAGAAATCTGGCGCTCGATGCATTGTCATGCCTTGTCACATATCACATTATTGGCATGATGAGGTGACAAAAGGTTCTTCAGTTCCTGTCCTTCATATGGGCGAGTGTGTGGCCAAGGAGCTCAAAGAATTGAATTTGCGACCACTAGAAGCCGGGAGTACTCTGCGAATTGGAGTTCTAGCTTCTGATGCAACTTTGAGTGCTGGAGTTTATCAGGAGAAGCTTCAAAATGAG GGTTTTGAAGTTGTGCTACCAGATAAGGCGACCATGGAACACACCGTAATCCCTGCAGTGGAAGCCTTAAACAGGAAGGACATTGAAGGGGCACAGAATTTGTTAAGAATCTCGCTACAAGTTCTTCTTGTGAGGGCAGTTAACACTATAATAATTGCCTCGGATGACATGCGTGACCTGTTACCTCCAGACGATCCTCTTTTAAAGAAATGTGTCGACCCAATGGATGCCTTGGCTAGGTCAACCGTGGAATTTGCAAAATCAGTTGAAAGGAATACATAA